Genomic DNA from Triticum dicoccoides isolate Atlit2015 ecotype Zavitan chromosome 4B, WEW_v2.0, whole genome shotgun sequence:
CGTTTATCCATTGCCGTACTCCACCGCCGGGCACGCCGCTTGCCGCTGACGCCCGCGAGCCGTCCTCCACCGCCTGGCACGAGCCTCCGCTTGCTGCCGGCATCCACGCCGCCCGAGGCCAGGAATGGGGAGCGGCCTTGTGGCGGGCGTTCGAGGGCGCGACAGACAGGGAGTTGTGGAGTCGCCGAAGGCGGCCTTGGCCGGCACGGGGGTGAGCTCGCGGGCGCGCTTGCGCCAGGTGAGCCTAGCACGCAACTCCTCCCGCTGCTTGGCGAGGCGCCTTCGCGGGCCGAGGCGTCGCGGCGGAGGAGGACAAGGCGGCCGGCGTGCTCAGTTGGGGCGAGGCACGCGAGGAGGCGCGCTGCGGCGGGGCGGCTTCAGGCGTAGTGGCTGAGGCAGGACTGGGGTCTCGCCAGAAAGCCGGCTCGGTGCTGGTGGCCCACGGGCGAGGAGGAGGCCTGAATCGAGGCGACCTGGCGCGTCTCCTGCGCACGTACACGAGCAGGGATAGGACACGGAGTGCGACGGCGCTGCTGGTCTCCGGTGGTGCGGCGCGGCGACCTGGTGGCGGGGACGAGGCTGGGAACGCAGGGCCTCGCCGGATCTGGCGGAGAAGGCGATGAACGGAGCAGGGCGGCGGCGGGAGCTGCAAGGTCAAGGTGGGGAAATTTCAGAGAAGAGGCAGAGAGGGAGTAAAAGAGATAGAAGAAGAAGAGGGACGACAGAGGGAGGCGGACCCGGTGGAGCTCGTGCTCCGACGAGCTGCTGCTTGGCGTGGAGGAGGCCGGGACGGGCGCGGGGCTGCAGGAGCCGGCCGAGGAATGGCCGGAGGCGGGCGAAGCTCCGGTTGGCGGCGCCATGGCCAAGCTCGGGTGACGGCGGCTGGGACGCGGGGCTCCGGCAGGCGAGGATGGGATGGAACTGGGGCGGAGAGGTCTTGGGCGGCTGGATCGGAGCGAGGCCTGCACGCGGCGGCAGTTGGCGTTGATGGCCATGGCGGCTCCCTGTTGCAGCGGGACAGAGTGAGTGAGAGCCGCGTGAGAGTGAGAGCAACGCTCCGCAGCCTCTTCTCCCTCGTCCACGCTATTGCCATCGCCATTCTCTGTTCCATGTATTGCTTTGCTGCTTGTTGCTTGCTCCAGGAGTAGTACACCATTTTAAAGATGCAAGTGTCTGAATTCCAAAAAGTTCTTGTTTGCTCCATGTATTGCTTGCTGCAGATTTTGCTTCCTGCTTGCTGTCCGAGAATGTCATGAACGCTTGGATTGCTAGGGGCAGTGTTATCTTCTAATGTGGAAACTGTTTTCTTTTCTCTATTTTACAAATATTATAGGGACAAAAGGAGTTTATTTGAGAGTGTAGCGTTACCGATGATGCATGTTAAATCACTTAAATGCgtatatcccgttgcaacgcacgggcatgtgtgctagtaataataaagcaaattgggtttccgtCGTCCGTCATgcacttttgcagaaaacccccagcATTTTTCATGAATTAACCCGCATAAGTCAtaaccgaaccgttattttacatttttacgGAAACCTCCCTGACGTATTAGATAATTCACCCGCCGATCATATATAAGTCAAACAAATGTTTTTCTAAattattcatatcttttaaaccgtaactccgattttaacatgttatatatgaaaattgattagaaaaatgtgtagaatctgaatataatgttattttgtttgttaaatattttttaaatattattttggaagatatttaagtcaaaaaaatatttttcttaattatccatatctattaaaccgtaactccgattttaacatgttatatatgaaatttgaatagaaaaatatgtagaatttgaatatgatgttatttttacctattaaatattttaaaatattattttaaaagcGAACTTGTAACCTATAGGGCACGTCCGTTTTTCTTTCGTACCACGACGatctggattgcaaataaacaaCCACTAAAATCATAAAGAGacgaaagaaaacatcgataaccacAGATGAGCACCTCTGAAAAAATTGGCAGGGGAAAAACAACATTCAAACACACTTTGGTTTGTGTGAACACTGAGGCCactgagggtgagaaggaggataagcggcaacataaAAATGATGCCTCGCTAAAATAAAGTGCATGAACATATTATGGTtattgggttaagagtgtgtgttatttttttctcccgttgcaatgcacgggctcttttgctagtgatCTCCAGATAAGACATTTGATGACATGACTAGGAGTGCATGCATAAATAAGGATTCACTATTTTCATGGTTTAACCAGAAAATGCACTTAGAAAGATACTAGTACTACATACACTGGTTGACTCTCCTTGTATAGGAAGCTCTTAATGAGCACTTGAATCAGAGACGTGGCTATGGTTGAGATAGCCGGCTTTTCTCCGTCGTGTCTGTGGGGATCGTCTCGGCTAGTTTGTTGTTGTGAAGTTGAAGCTGCGGTGACGGGGCCCGGCGGTGTATGACCGGTGCCAGTCGTGCCTAGTTCTCCTTCATGGTTCCCCCTCAGAGTCGAAGTTGCGCTGTCTAGTCACAGGTGGCTAAGTCTTATGTAAATCTTTATACATATCCACATGACCACTACAGTGTGGGTTGGGTCGACGATCGCCTACGGCGAAGTCAAAGTCGTTTGCTCAAGGTTTAGGGATGACGATGACGCCTCTAGGGAAGGAGCGATGACGATGACGCATGTGCATTATCTCGACGGAACCCTCTTTGGAGTGGTGTGAgggtaccttatatgtgttgctaaGTGGTTGTGATGGTTTTCGCTTAATTCTTCATAATTAACTAGGTAATCTGATTTTTGCTCGATTTAACACAATCAAGTTTGAAACTTGGTAGGCTCTCTGAAAGTTGCTAAGCGTTACAAACGACATTTACAATGATACGCGGATAAAATTGTTTACaaccataaagctcgacttgttgcaaagtatttttggcaagttcaaggagttgacttgaTGAGATTATCTCGTCATAGAGATGCTTAACTCGGTTCAAGTTATTCTAGCAATTGTTGCACATTTTGATTATTACATGTGGCAGATGActggtgtctactacacaaccttcttcttgtagacgttgttgggcctgcaagtgcataggtttgtaggacactagcaaatttccctcaagtggatgacctaaggtttatcaatccgtgggaggcgtaggatgaagatggtctctctcaaacaaccctgcaaccaaataacaaagagtctcttgtgtccccaacacacccaatacaatggcaaattgtataggtgcactagttcggcgaagagatggtgatacaagtgcaatatggatagtagataaaggtttttgtaatctgaaaatataaaaacaacaaggtaactaatgataaaaatgagcgtaaacggtatggaaatgataggaaacaaggtctagggttcatactttcactagtgcaagttctctcaacaataataacatagatagatcatataacaatcactcaacatgcaacaaagagtcactccaaagccactaatagcggagaacaaacaaagagatcatggtagggtacgaaaccacctcaaagttattctttcggatcaatctattcaagagtttgtactagaataacaccttaatacacaaatcaaccaaaaccctaatgtcacctagatactccattgtcacctcaagtatccgtgggcatgattatacgatatgcatcacacaatctcagattcatccaaccaacacaaagtacttcaaagagtgccccaaagtttctaccggagagtcaagacgaaaacgtgtgccaacccctattcataggttcatgggcggaacccgcaagttggtcaccaaaacatacatcaagtgggacgtaaaatcccattgtcaccacagataagcacggcaagacatacatcaagtgttctcaaatccttaaagactcaatccgacaagataacatcaaagggaaaactcaatccattacaagagagtagagggggagaaacatcataagatccaactataatagcaaagctcgtgatacatcaagatcgtgccatagagagaacacgagagagagagagagagagagagagagagagatcaaacacatagctactggtacataccctcagccccgagggtgaactactccctcctcgtcatggatagcgccgggatgatgaagatggccaccggtgatgggttccccctccggcagggtgccggaatgggctcccgagaggtttttggtggctacagaggcttgcggcagcggaactcctgatctatcttcgttatcgatgtttttagggcacgtaggcttatataggcgaaagaagtcggtcgggggagcctcgaggggcccacgagagggtagggcgcgcccggggggggtgGGCGCcctccctatctcgtggcctcctcgatgatcccctggcttgcactccaagttcctgggattggttctgttccaaaaataactttgttgaaggtttcattccgtttggactccgtttgatattcctttttctttgaaatactaaaacaggcaataaaacagcaatatgggctgggcctccggttagtaggttagtcccaaaaatgatataaatgtgtaaaataaagcccataaacatccaaaaggggcaatataatagcatggaacaataaaaaattatagatacgttggagacgtatcaagcatccccaagcttaattcctgctcgtcctcgagtaggtaaatgataaaaacagagtttttgatgtggaatgctacctagcataattctcaatgtaattttctttattgtggcatgaatgttaagatccaaatgattcaaaataaaagttcatattgacataagaaatagtgatacttcaagcatactaatcaaagtaatcatgtcttctcaaaataacatggccaaagaaagttatccctacaaaatcatatagtctggttgttgctctatcttcatcacgcaaagtatttaatcatgcacaaccccgatgacaagccaagcaattgtttcatactttaataatctcaaactttttcaactttcacgcaatacatgagcgtgagccatggacatagcactatatgtggaatagaatggtggttgtggagaagacaaaagggagaagatagtctcacatcaactaggcgtatcaatgggctatgaagatgcccattaatagatatcaatgtgtgtgagtagggattgccatgcaacggatgcactagagctgtaaatatatgaaagctcaacaaaataaactaagtgggtgtgcatccaacttgcttgctcacgaagacctagggcattttgaggaagcccatcattggaatatacaagccaagttctataatgaaaaattcccactagtatatgcaagtgacaacataggagactgttggggaacgtagtaatttcaaaattttcctacgcagacgcaagatcatggtgatgcttagcaacgagaggggggagtgttgtccacgtaccctcgtagaccgtaagcggaagcgttatgacaacgcagttgatgtagtcgtacgtcttcacgatccgatcgatccaagcaccgaacgtacggcacatccgaattgagcacacgttcagctcgatgacgatccccagactccgatccaacaaagtgtcggggacgagttccgtcagcacgatggcgtggtgacgatgatgatattctaccggcgcagggcttcgcctaaactctgcgacgatatgaccgaggtggaatatgctggaggggggcaccgcacacggctaaggaacgatcttgaagatcaacttgtgtgttgtaggatgccccctgcccccgtatataaaggagggaaggggaggtgcggccggccccctaggggtgcgcctggaggagtcctactcccatcgggagtaggactcccccctcttgccttggtggagaaggaaaggggggaggggaaagaggaaaggggggcgcccccccccttctttgtcctattcggactagggggggagggggcacgcggcctgccctggccgaccctcctcttctccctcatggcccactaagcccCATTAACcctcgggagggttccggtaaccccccggtgttccggtaaaatcccgatttcacccggaaccattccgatatccaaatataggcttccaatatatcaatctttatgtctcgaccatttcgagactcctcgtcatgtccgtgatcacatctgggactccgaacaaccttcggtacatcaaaacttataaactcataataaaaatgtcatcataacgttaagcgtgcggaccctacgggttcgagaactatgtagacatgacctagaactattcttggtcaataaccaatagcggaacttggatgctcatattggctcctacatattttgtgaagatctttatcggtcaaaccgcataacaacatatgttgttccctttgtcatcgatatgttacttgcccgagattcgatcgtcggtatccaatacctagttcaatcttgttactggcaagtctctttactcgttacgtaatgcatcattccgtaactaactcattagctacattgcttgcaaggcttatagtgatgtgcattaccgagagggcccagagatacctcttcgacaatcgaagtgacaaaacctaatctcgaaatacgccaacccaacatgtacctttggagacacctgtagtactcctttataatcacccagttacgttgtgacgtttggtagcacccaaagtgttcctccggtaaacgagagctgcataatctcatagttacaggaacatgtataagtcatgaagaaagcaatagcaatatactaaacgatcaagtgctaggctaacggaatgggtcatggcaatcacatcattctcctaatgatgtgatcccactaatcaaatgacaacacatgtctatggttaggaaacataaccatctttgattaatgagctagtcaagtagaggcatactagtgactatatgtttgtctatgtattcacacatgtatcatgtttccggttaatacaattctagcatgaataataaacatttatcatgatatgaggaaataaataataactttattattgcctctagggcatatttccttcagtctcccacttgcactagagtcaataatctagattacacagtaatgattctaacacccatggagtcttggtgccgatcatgttttgctcgtggaagaggcttagtcaatgggtctgcaacattcagatccgtatgtatcttgcaaatctctatgtctcccacctggacttggtcccggatggaattgaagcgtctcttgatgtgcttggtcctcttgtgaaatctggattcctttgccaaggcaattgcaccagtattgtcacaaaagatcttcattggtcccgatgcactaggtatgacacctagatcggaaatgaactccttcatccagactccttcatttgctgcttccgaagcagctatgtactccgcttcacatgtagatcccgccacgacgctttgtttagaactgcaccaactaacaactcCACCGTTTCATAAAAAGTTTTTTTTTCAAACTAcgatgatttttatagcaaattcagAAACTATACATCCtaatggagaaaaatcaaaagtatcaccccgTCGGCCTCCTGTTGGCCGAAAAGGGACTTTTCGGCCTACCGTTGGCCAAAAAGTACTTTTCGGCCAACCGTTGGCCAAAAAGTACTTTTCGGCCCACAGTTGGCCAAAAAGTACTTTTCGGCCCTCTACTTTTTAAAAAATTCATATCAAAtaggatttttagtattttaatttgattctttttgcattagattagaaattttatgaagtttctgtagatatcaggtttgactagatttgaaactttgaatttgaatttttatgaattttctcaaatcactaaattgcctataatttgagctaggagtattctttttagatgattctttttgctactagttctttgtgactttgtttatcagtagtaattaattggtgaattttaggattatttaaaattaggtttttATGAAAACAGTTCTATTTTAGTGTTTTATAGGTTTTATGCGatttcttttaattttaattgctttaaaaaaatttctttagtttttttgacatattctttttgtttttgtttagttatcagtagctattttatttgtagtattttttttgtattttatttcttttatcctactagaaaacttgttttgagcttCATAGGAGTTTATATTTAAAAGTGCCTTGTAAATCATTTACGACCATTGCCGTTTTATACATGAAAAAAAATACTTTCCCATAATCTTTTTCCCTGCATTTTCTTTGCCAccattttctttcccgccattctctccctccACACTAAGGAGTGCTGCATCGACgaaggatgacgatgatgccttcatgtagagtgtgaaacactgtgtgagagaagtcataagtgtgaaacactctccgatgatgatgacgaagctGCCAACACTTATGACTTCTCTCAGACAGTGCTTCACACTCCACCAGCAGCACCGACGCAGGAGACACAGACCGTGTCAGACGATGTTATCTATGATCGTGGACACCATGAGGCTCGTTTTATAAGTTGAGAAGTGAAGATGGCGAGAAAGAAGATGGCGGGAAAGAAGatggcgggagagaatggcgggaaagaaaatggagggagagaatggcgggaaatAAAATGGCGGGAGAAAATGGAAGGAGAGAATATCGTaaaaacctaattttaaataatcctaaaattcaccaattaattactactgataaacaaagtcacaaagaaccagtataaaaaagaatcatctaaaaagaatactcctagctcaaattataggcaatttagtgatttgagaaaattcatgaaaattcaaattcaaagtttcaaatctagtcaaacttgatatctacagaaacttcataaaatttctaatttaatgcaaaaagaatcaaattaaaatactaaaaatcctaTTTGATATGAATTTTTAAAAAAGTAGAGGGCTGAAGAGGGACTCTTTGGCCAACTGTTGGCCGAAAAGTACTTTTTGGCCAACGGTAGGCCGAAAAGTACTTTTTGGCCAACGGTAGGCCGAAAAGTCCCTTTTCGGCCAACAGGAGGCCGACGGGGTGATAGTTTTGATTTTTCTCCATTAGGatgtatagtttccgaatttgctataaaaatcatcatagtttcaaaaaaaatctaataaaaacacgtatccggtttgcgatttagaatcgtccggatcagtgtcaaagcttgcatcgacgtaaccatttacgattagctctttgtcacctccatatacgagaaacatatccttagtccttttcaggtatttcaggatgttcttgaccgctgtccagtgatccactcctggattactttggtaccttcctgccaagcttattgctaagcacacgtcaggtctggtacacaacattgcatacatgatagagcctatggctgaagcatagggaacatctttcattttctctctatcttctgttgtggtcgggcattgagtctgactcaacttcacaccttgtagtacgggcaagaaccctatctttgcctgatccattttgaaattttttcaaaactttatcaagatatgtgctttgtgaaagtcctattaagcgtcttgatatatctctataaatcttgatgcctaatatataagtagcttcaccgaggtctttcatagaaaaacttttattcaagtatccctttatgctatccagaaattctatatcatttccaattaataatatgtcatctacatataatatcagaaatgttacagagctcccactcactttcttgtaaatacaggcttctccaaaagtctgtataaaaccatatgctttgatcacactatcaaagcgtttattccaactccgagatgcttgcaccagtccataaatggatcgctggagcttgcacactttgttagcaccttttggatcaacaaaaccttctggctgcatcatatacaattcttcttccagaaatccattcaagaatgcagttttgacatccatttgccaaatttcataatcataaaatgtagcaattgctaacatgattcagacagacttaagcatcgctacgggtgagaaagtcttatcgtagtcaaccccttgaacttgtcgaaaacctttcgcaacaagtcgcgctttatagatagttacattaccatcagcgtcagtcttcttcttaaaaatccatttattctcaatggcttgccgatcatcgggcaagtcaaccaaagtccatactttgttctcatacatggatcccatctcagatttcatggcctctagccattttgcggaatctgggctcatcatcgcttcctcacagttcgtaggttcatcatggtcaagtaacatgacttccagaataggattaccgtaccactctggtgcggatcttactctggtagacctatgaggttcagtagaaacttgatctaaagtttcatgatcaatatcattagcttcctcactaattggtgtagttgtcacaggaaccggttcttgtgatgaactactttccaataagggagcaggtacagttacctcatcaagttctactttcctcccactcacttctttcgagagaaattccttctctagaaaggatccgaatttagcaacgaaaatcttgccctcagatctgtgatagaaggtgtacccaacagtttcttttgggtatcctatgaagacacatttctccgatttgggttcaagcttatctggttgaagtttcttcacataagcatcgcagccccaaactttaagaaacgacaactttggtttcgtgccaaaccacagttcatgaggtgtcgtctcaacggattttgatggtgccctatttaacgtgaatgcagccgtctctaaagcataaccccaaaacgatagcgttaatcagtaagagacatcatagatcgtaccatatctagtaaagtacgattacgacgttcggacacaccatttcgttgtggtgttccggtaactattccgcattgtttcaaatgtaaaccaaactcgtaactcaaatattctcctccacgatcagatcgtagaaattttattttcttgttacgatgattttccacttcactctgaaattctttgaacttttcaaatgtttcagacttgtgtttcattaagtagatatacccatatctgctcaaatcatctgtgaaggtgagaaaataacgatacccgccgcgagcctcaacattcattggatcacaaacatcagtatgtatgatttccaacaaatcagttgctcgctccatagttccggagaacggcattttagtcatcttgcccatgaggcacggttcgcaagtaccaagtgattcataatcaagtgattccaaaagcccatcagtatggagtttcttcatgcgctttacaccgatatgacctaaacggcagtgccacaaataagttgcactatcatt
This window encodes:
- the LOC119296273 gene encoding vegetative cell wall protein gp1-like; translation: MAINANCRRVQASLRSSRPRPLRPSSIPSSPAGAPRPSRRHPSLAMAPPTGASPASGHSSAGSCSPAPVPASSTPSSSSSEHELHRLPPPPCSVHRLLRQIRRGPAFPASSPPPGRRAAPPETSSAVALRVLSLLVYVRRRRARSPRFRPPPRPWATSTEPAFWRDPSPASATTPEAAPPQRASSRASPQLSTPAALSSSAATPRPAKAPRQAAGGVAC